CATCATGGGTACACTCTTTGCCCGTGTCGGGCATGAGGTGGTACCCGGTTATGCACACAGACGAAAGAAACTGGAGCGACCGGTACAGAATGTTAATGGGAACGCACGGGCGGACACACTGCAGAGGAAGTGGATGCCCTTCTGCTGACCATGCAGTAATCATGCGTTGATGATGTGTTGAATCAGACAGGCGATTTGTCCAACAGGATTATCGTGAGCTGCTCCTTACCCATGAATGCTGACAATACTAAGCTCGTGATCGTTCACACCTCCTGGAGTGCACAGGAACCCACAAGGAACTTACCGTAAGGTAACCTTAGGTTAGAAAGACGATTGTTTTTCTAACTGATCGATCCCTTGATCGACCCCTTGTCAACACGCCTCAAAATTCCCTTGATTTTTAGTAAAGAAACCCATTTAATAAAACTAAATTTAAAAACTCGTTTTATAGTTGACTTCCTTTACCTTAAAAGTCAAGATCTTGTTACACGAAAAGATGTTAATTGGTTATGTATGAGTTTTTACTAAAACCTTTAACAGCCGGTTAGAGGAATGCATAAAATTCACTAAACATCTCGTAAGACAAGGTAGCAGGCAGTTCATATACACACCCAGAACTTGAAAGGAGCAGCGATATGCAAAGAATCCTTCTGATCATTTTAATACTGGACCTGGCTTTATTTAAGGGGGTCATAGGTGTGCAGGCAGCCGAGCTACCCATCTTCGATGCGCATATTCATTATAGCCAGGATGCCTGGGAGGTGGTATCACCAAAAGAGGCGATTGCGCTCTTACGAAAGGCCGGCGTGATACGGGCGCTTGTGTCAAGTTCTAACGATGAGGGGACCCAGAAGCTCTATGCAGAAGCCCCTGATTTGATTATCCCGGAGCTAAGGCCTTACCGTAAGCGTGGAGAAATCTCCAGTTGGATCCACGATGAGTCGGTCCTTGCCTATCTGGAGGAACGGTTGAAAAAATATTCGTACGTTGCCATTGGAGAGTTCCATGTAAGTGGGGCAGATGCAGATCTGCCGGTGGTACGTCGCACGGTTCAGCTTGCGAAGCAACACGGTCTCCTATTACACGCACATTCCGATGCAGATGCGGTGGAGCGAATGTTCCGTCAGGATCCGGAGGCACGGATCTTATGGGCACATGCCGGATTTGAGCGACCTTCTCGCGTAGGTGAGATGATGCGCCGCTACAAGAATTTGTGGGCCGATCTGGCAGTTCGCCGTGATGTGGCTCCAAACGACCAGGTAACACCTGAGTGGCGGGAGATCTTTCTTGAATTTCCCGACCGTTTCATGATCGGTACGGATACCTACGTGCCCGATCGTTGGAATGTGGTTGTTTCAAATGCCAACTGGGCTCGCAGGTGGCTGGCCGGACTACCTTCGGAAGTTGCCGAGCGTATTGCTTACAAAAATGGTGAAACGTTGCTTACAGCCGCATTCTTGAAGCGGCGTTAAGGTTTTGAGGATTCCAGGTATTGCACACCCTGTAATTACTGCAAGCAACCTGCGAAGAGAAAAACTCCTGTTTATCAGGGAGCCGGGAGTATAAAAAAATATACCAGGAAAAGTGATGACTTTATGTACCCTGAAATTTCCCTTACTCAACGCTTAGAATTGCTTAAACCACCTCAACATAGAGTCTCCATGGTCCTCGATACCGATCCCTACAATGAAATGGATGATCAATTTGCCATCGTCTACTCACTGCTGGCGCCAGAACGCCTGAATGTAAAGGCCATTTATGCAGCTCCATTTGCCAATGCCCGATCGGGAAACGATGAAAAACGTGGCATGGAGAAAAGTTACGAAGTGGCAAAAGAAATATTGGGTAAGCTGCAAGGACCCCAATTACCTCATATCCCTCCGGTATTTCGAGGATCTGACCGATGGGTTTCCGAGGATAATGCAGGATTTAAGGGCACAGCCATTAGGAGTGAAGCAGCAGAGCATCTGATCCATCTGGTCGAAACCCAACCAGAAGGCGAACTCCTCTATGTGGTCGGTATTGCGGCCATCACGAATATTGCCTCGGCCATTCTGCTCAAGCCGGAAATTATCCGAAAAATGGTAGTAGTCTGGCTTGCCGGCCATCCCTATAACTATTACAACACCGACGAGTTCAATCTACGACAGGATATTTATGCTTCGCGGGTAGTTCTGGATTGCGGGGTCCCACTTGTACGGATACCCTGTCGTAATGTGGCTGAACATTTGCTTCTAACCGTGGAGGAGGTGGAGAATCGCCTTAAAGGACGAGGTGAAATCGGGAACTATCTTTATAAAGCGTACCATGAATATCTCGAAGAGAAGAAGTTCATTTCCAGGCCTATCTGGGACATGGCTCCTATTGCCTGGCTTGTTAATCCTACGTGGGTCGAGACGATAATTATTCCCAGTCCGCTCCTCACGGTCAGCCCGCTGCAAACCGAAGGCTACTTCACCCCCTTCCTGACCCAAAAACTAACGTTTGAGAAAAACAGAAAAGCTTATTGTACCTGGAACAACGATCCACGTCGTCATTTGATCCGAGAAGCTTACAGGTTGAATCGGGACGCTATCTTCCAGGACTTCTACCATCGATTGGATAAATACAGGGGGGTTGGAAAAGTTGAAAATTAAACCAGCAAAATGAAATGGTAAAACCTGTAATAGTTCTAGATACCAATGTCTTTGTCGCGGCAGGTTTTAACCCGGAAAGTTCATCGGCGCAGATCCTCGAACAGATAAGGGGTGGACAGATCCGAATGGTTTGGAATGAACAGATCCGGCAGGAAATTCAGCATATTCTTCGGAAGATCCCCCATCTCTCCTGGGAACAGGTATCCACTTTATTCAAAGAAGAAGATTACTACACGGGCGAAACCCATTTTGATAAATTTAACTTTATCACCGATCCGGACGATCGAAAGTTTGTAGCCCTTTCGGAAGCTACCGGAGCGGTCCTGATTACCATGGATCACGATCTTTTGAGTATTCGTAATGAGGTATCGATACCCATTCTGACACCTGGTGAGTTCTTGAGTCATTCAACTCAATTCATCAGGTAGAAATAAGTATGAACCCATTCAGTCATATCGATCTTCGTGTTAAAAGCCTTGAGAGAGCTTTACCGTTTTATTCGGTTGTTTTACCTGCCCTGGGATTCAAGCGAACATTTCACAGTGGAGAATGGAATGTGTTTGCCGGTGACGGGGACTTACCGAGTGCACCTTACTTCGCAATAACCGAAGATCCTGAGCATCATCCAAACAAGAATCGCATTGCGTTTTG
The genomic region above belongs to Candidatus Limnocylindrales bacterium and contains:
- a CDS encoding amidohydrolase family protein, yielding MQRILLIILILDLALFKGVIGVQAAELPIFDAHIHYSQDAWEVVSPKEAIALLRKAGVIRALVSSSNDEGTQKLYAEAPDLIIPELRPYRKRGEISSWIHDESVLAYLEERLKKYSYVAIGEFHVSGADADLPVVRRTVQLAKQHGLLLHAHSDADAVERMFRQDPEARILWAHAGFERPSRVGEMMRRYKNLWADLAVRRDVAPNDQVTPEWREIFLEFPDRFMIGTDTYVPDRWNVVVSNANWARRWLAGLPSEVAERIAYKNGETLLTAAFLKRR
- a CDS encoding nucleoside hydrolase encodes the protein MYPEISLTQRLELLKPPQHRVSMVLDTDPYNEMDDQFAIVYSLLAPERLNVKAIYAAPFANARSGNDEKRGMEKSYEVAKEILGKLQGPQLPHIPPVFRGSDRWVSEDNAGFKGTAIRSEAAEHLIHLVETQPEGELLYVVGIAAITNIASAILLKPEIIRKMVVVWLAGHPYNYYNTDEFNLRQDIYASRVVLDCGVPLVRIPCRNVAEHLLLTVEEVENRLKGRGEIGNYLYKAYHEYLEEKKFISRPIWDMAPIAWLVNPTWVETIIIPSPLLTVSPLQTEGYFTPFLTQKLTFEKNRKAYCTWNNDPRRHLIREAYRLNRDAIFQDFYHRLDKYRGVGKVEN
- a CDS encoding putative toxin-antitoxin system toxin component, PIN family, yielding MVKPVIVLDTNVFVAAGFNPESSSAQILEQIRGGQIRMVWNEQIRQEIQHILRKIPHLSWEQVSTLFKEEDYYTGETHFDKFNFITDPDDRKFVALSEATGAVLITMDHDLLSIRNEVSIPILTPGEFLSHSTQFIR
- a CDS encoding VOC family protein; the protein is MNPFSHIDLRVKSLERALPFYSVVLPALGFKRTFHSGEWNVFAGDGDLPSAPYFAITEDPEHHPNKNRIAFWLPSREEVDRLSILIRGAGGNITGGPKLFPEISSSYYALYFEDPSGNRLELVHRID